The Amycolatopsis jiangsuensis nucleotide sequence GCTTCGGCCGCCGTCGCCGCGCCTGGCACGCAGTGCGCGGGCAGCACGGGCCGTACGAGGTGCTGTCGTTCGAGTACAGCGAGGTCCGCGGCCGAAACCACGGCAACCGCTACGCCCGCCGGGTTTTCCGCCAGCTCGCCTCGCTGAAGCTGCCCTTCCCGGCACACGAGGTGTACGCGACCCCGCGCGGCCGGATCGGCAGGCTCGCCAACCAGGCCGGCCTCACCGGCTCCGGCACCGGCAACCCCGACATCGACAGCGAATGGGCGACCGAGGGCCTGATCCCCCCTGCGGTCCAGGACTGGCTCGCCACGCACCGCCGCCGCCCGTTCCGCGTGGTCGCCGGCCGCCTGGAAACCTGGCACGAAGGCCGCTTCGACCCGAACCGCATCGACCCCGCGGTCGCGGACCTGGAGGACCTCGCCCAGCGACTGTCCCGCTGAACAGGCTAGGGCCGCACTGTCCGTGCAACGCGCAGCTGTGCGGGACCGCCGCAAGTAACGCACCCTCGGCGGCCTCCTTCGTCGTACTGGCGAGCGTCCCCCCGTACAGACGACTAAGGCATCTTCACACTGAAGAGGAAGTTGGACTTGAAGCCCCGAAAGCATGCGGCAGCGGTATTGGCGCTACTGACTTTGTCACTGGCGAGCACAGCGGCCTGCAGTTCATCCCCTGACGCACCGGCGAAGCAGCTGGGGTCGAAGACCGCGTGCGACCTCATCAGCCAAGCGGATTTGGGATCGATCGTCGGCGGAGCGGTGCCAAGACCCGAAGTTTCCGGTCCTCAGTGTGTCTACCAGTCCTCGAACCAGGTGACCGCCACGCTCGCTCGCGGGATCGAGTCATCGAAGGGCGGTTCGGATGTGACTGTTGCCGGGCAAGAGGCCACCGAGACGAGTGCCGCGGAGGGTCAAGCTTGCGTGCTCAACGTGCGGCTGGCCGGCGACGACACACAGCAGCTCTTCTCGATCGCGCTGAACTTCGGACCGGATTCCGTCACCAGCTTTGGCAACACTGCCTGTGCCATGACCGAGAAGGTGGCCGACAAGATAATCCAGTCGCTGCCCGGTTGATGAAGCACGAGCTGGCCGACGCGCTGGGCAGGCGGCTGCCCACGCCCCTCCGGCCCTGACGAGACCGGACTCTCACCGCGCGGTGAACGACACCGAATGCCATCCGCTCGCTCCGTCCGGGACCGGGTCCGCCGGATGGTCGGTCTGGGTGTAGCCGGACTGGTCGGTGGCACGGACGGTGACCGTGTGCCCGCCGGACGGGGCCGGTACTTCCGCCCACCACATCCGCCAGGTGTCCTTGTTGACCTCGGCCGACAGGGTGGCCTGCTGCCACGGTCCCTGGTCCAGCCGGACCTCCACCCGCTGGATCCCGACGTGCTGTGCCCACGCCGTGCCCGCGATCCGGACCGTGCCCGCGGCTACCGAGGCACCGGCGGCCGGCGTGTCGATCCGGGACTCGGTCTTGATCGGCGCCTGTTCCGCCCAGCCACGCTGCAGCCAGTACGACTGGCGCTCGTCCCAGGTGGTGAATTCCAGGTCGGTGACCCACTTCGTCGCCGAGACGAAGCCGTACAGGCCGGGGATCACGATCCGCGCCGGGAACCCGTGCTCGACCGGCAGCGGCTCACCGTTCATGCCGATCGCCAGCATCGCGCCGCGCTCGGGGTCGAGGGCGACGTTCGCCGGGGTGCCGCAGGTGAAACCGTCGACGCTGGTCGCGTACATCTGCTGGGCACCGTGGCGCACACCGGCCTCGTCGAGCAGCTCCGACAGGTCGACGCCGATGAAGTTCGCGGTGGAGATCAGGTCGCCGCCGATCTCGTTGGACACGCAGGTGAGCGTGACCGTCCGCTCGACCAGCGGCCGGTTCCGGATGTCCGCGTAGGACAGCGTGACCTCCTTGTCCACCATCCCGTGGATCTTCAGCTGCCACTCCTCGGCTCGCACCTGCGGGACCACGAAAGCGGTGTCGATCCGGTAGAAGTCCTTGTTCGGGGTGATGAACGGCGGGGACCCCAGCTTCACGAAATCCGCGTCCGGCGGCAGCGGCGGAGCCTTGCGCGCGGGCACCAGCGGCCCGATCGCGGCTCGCGAGCCGGCGGCGTTGCCGGATCCGGCGACGACCTCGCCGACCACGGCGGCGACTCCCGTACCCACCGCGACTCCCGCCCCACGCTGCAACACCTGCCGGCGCGTCAGCCCGGTCGCCTCCGCACCGGTCACCGGCAGCGCGCGCCCGTGCAGCCAGCCGAACACCAGCAGCGCGGCGGCCATCGCGAGCACCGGGGCCAGCAACGCCAGCTGCCCGACGTCGGTGCGCTGGTACACCGCCACAATCCCGGCGATCCCGAGTACCGCGACGAGCACCTGCCCCGGCAACGGCCGGCGGCGCGACAGCTGCCCGGCCAGCACCGCGAACCCGACCAGCACCACGGCCAGCCCGATCCTCAGCACGGTCTTGTCCGCCGTCCCGAGCGTCCGCTCCGCCCACACCACGACCGGATGCGGGCTGTGCGCGATCACGAAGTCGGCGACCGCCACGAACGGCGAAGCCTGGTACCCGACGAACGCGGCCAGCAGGTGCCCGACCCCGAGCGCGGTGATCAACGCGACCAGCCCGAGGAACGTGGCCATGGCCAAGGACAACCGGGTCGGTACGGCGGGCGGGGCTTGCTTCAACGCGCTCACCCCACCATCTTCGGCGGACCGGACCCCCCAGGTGCACTGTGGACGATTACG carries:
- a CDS encoding molybdopterin-dependent oxidoreductase produces the protein MATFLGLVALITALGVGHLLAAFVGYQASPFVAVADFVIAHSPHPVVVWAERTLGTADKTVLRIGLAVVLVGFAVLAGQLSRRRPLPGQVLVAVLGIAGIVAVYQRTDVGQLALLAPVLAMAAALLVFGWLHGRALPVTGAEATGLTRRQVLQRGAGVAVGTGVAAVVGEVVAGSGNAAGSRAAIGPLVPARKAPPLPPDADFVKLGSPPFITPNKDFYRIDTAFVVPQVRAEEWQLKIHGMVDKEVTLSYADIRNRPLVERTVTLTCVSNEIGGDLISTANFIGVDLSELLDEAGVRHGAQQMYATSVDGFTCGTPANVALDPERGAMLAIGMNGEPLPVEHGFPARIVIPGLYGFVSATKWVTDLEFTTWDERQSYWLQRGWAEQAPIKTESRIDTPAAGASVAAGTVRIAGTAWAQHVGIQRVEVRLDQGPWQQATLSAEVNKDTWRMWWAEVPAPSGGHTVTVRATDQSGYTQTDHPADPVPDGASGWHSVSFTAR